From a region of the Nyctibius grandis isolate bNycGra1 chromosome 10, bNycGra1.pri, whole genome shotgun sequence genome:
- the FNIP1 gene encoding folliculin-interacting protein 1 isoform X2, with amino-acid sequence MLPSWPLPEFDPSQIRLIVYQDCERRGRNVLFDSSAKRKIEDVSVSKLCSDAQVRVFGKCCQLKPGGDSSSSLDSSINSSSSFSDPKEQCPKYQGSRCSSDANMLGEMMFGSVAMSYKGSTLKIHQIRSPPQLMLSKVFTARTGSSIYGSLNTLQDSLEFINQDSNTLKPDHSTIMNGLLGNIGLSQLCSPRRAFSEQGPLRLIRSASFFAVHSNPMDMPGREQSEDRDSGIARSASLSSLLITPFPSPGSSFNKSCASSYQRRWRRSQTTSLENGVFPRWSMDESFNLSDDSSGPSPGIVRKKKIAIGVIFSLSRDEDENNKFNEFFFSHFPLFESHMNKLKSAIEQAMKMSRRSADASQRSLAYNRIVDALNEFRTTICNLYTMPRIGEPVWLTMMSGTPEKNQLCHRFMKEFTFLMENASKNQFLPALLTAVLTNHLAWVPTVMPNGQPPIRIFLEKHSSQSVDMLAKTHPYNPLWAQLGDLYGAIGSPVRLAKTVVVGKRHDLVQRLLYFLTYFIRCSELQETHLLENGEDEAIVMPGTVITTTLEKGEVEESEYVLVTVHKNRGNLLPTESEEMRTPSCSCKHCKCPISLAQNIEGVSQQEREDAQNTPKVELESSSDENRTIVPDDCQEDAVDVKQQRPCVDAKLETMVCTGSASPEKRVVMESGLEATADVWRNEDSLESGTQAVGATRSPGIAVEKKPPDKLFCDAFPCGAAEAQTKVTFLIGDSMSPDSDIELRSQAVVEQIARHHSPPAPEEGASADQNCEAKQTVEDQNRDCGTAEPFPQVASEHQSWNPNPYNAESMSLFDEYFPDDSSIETRTIDDIPGQAATDLLARNSSLEFSKKLCTKTNKPPSEFCKFMDSVRQETYKNCFNEQDQREKISIHVPCGDRENVEKKVAPGIDWDIPRNESSDSALGDSESEDTGHDLTRPSGNYYGGEQEDWAEEYEIPFPGSKLVEVNSVQPSIANFGRSLLGGYCSSYVPDFVLQGIGSDEKLRHCLVSDLSHAVQHPVLDEPIAEAVCIIADTDKWTVQVASSQRRMIDNKLGKEVLVSSLVSNLLHSTLQLYKHNLSPNFCVMHLEDRLQELYFKSKMLSEYLKGQMRVHVKELGVVLGIESSDLPLLAAVASTHSPYVAQILL; translated from the exons ggtTCTCGGTGTTCCTCAGATGCTAACATGCTTGGAGAGATGATGTTTGGCTCTGTGGCCATGAGCTATAAGGGCTCCACGTTGAAAATTCACCAGATCCG CTCACCTCCTCAGCTCATGCTCAGCAAGGTTTTCACAGCTCGCACTGGAAGCAGCATCTACGGAAGTCTGAATAC GTTGCAGGACAGTCTTGAGTTCATTAATCAAGACAGCAACACATTAAAGCCTGACCACAGCACAATTATGAATGGACTTCTTGGGAATATAG GTCTTTCTCAGCTTTGCAGCCCCAGGCGGGCATTCTCAGAGCAAGGTCCGCTCCGCCTCATCCGGAGCGCCTCTTTCTTTGCAG TTCATAGCAACCCTATGGATATgcctgggagggagcagagcgAGGACAGAGACAGCGGTATAGCAAGATCTG CATCTCTTAGCAGCCTGCTCATCACTCCGTTTCCATCTCCGGGCTCTTCGTTTAACAAAAGCTGTGCTAGCAGTTACCAGCGGCGTTGGCGTCGCAGTCAGACTACCAGCTTGGAGAATGGGGTCTTCCCTCGATG GTCCATGGATGAAAGCTTTAACTTGTCAGATGACAGCTCTGGTCCTAGCCCAGGAATtgttaggaagaaaaagatagcAATTGGAGTTATTTTTTCACTCTCGAGAGATGAAGATGAAAACAACAAATTTAATGAGTTCTTCTTCTCACACTTCCCTCTTTTTGAGAGTCACATGAACAAACTGAAGAGTGCGATAGAACAG GCTATGAAAATGAGTCGTAGATCAGCTGATGCCAGCCAGCGGAGTTTGGCGTATAACAGAATTGTTGATGCCCTTAATGAATTCAG aaCAACTATTTGCAATCTCTACACGATGCCGCGGATCGGGGAGCCCGTCTGGCTTACTATGATGTCAGGGACACCAGAAAAGAACCAGCTTTGCCATCGCTTCATGAAGGAGTTCACTTTCTTGATGGAAAATGCTTCTAAAAACCA GTTTTTACCAGCTTTACTGACTGCAGTCCTGACCAACCACTTGGCCTGGGTCCCCACCGTCATGCCCAACGGCCAGCCGCCCATAAGGATCTTCCTGGAAAAGCATTCATCCCAGAGCGTGGACATGCTGGCCAAAACCCACCCCTACAACCCACTGTGGGCACAGCTCG GTGACCTGTATGGGGCTATTGGATCACCCGTGAGATTAGCGAAAACAGTTGTGGTTGGCAAAAGGCATGACCTGGTACAGAGATTGCTTTATTTCCTTACTTACTTCATCAGATGCTCTGAACTTCAAGAGACGCATCTTCTAGAAAATGGGGAAGATGAGGCCATCGTCATGCCTGGAACTGTCATAACTACCACGCTGGAGAAAGGAGAAGTAGAAGAATCTGAGTATGTGCTTGTCACGGTGCACAAGAACAGAGGCAACTTGCTGCCGACGGAGTCTGAAGAAATGAGAACTCCGAGCTGTAGCTGTAAACATTGCAAATGTCCCATCTCCCTTGCACAAAACATAGAAGGTGTCTCACAGCAAGAGAGGGAAGACGCTCAAAACACTCCTAAGGTAGAGCTGGAAAGTTCTTCAGATGAGAACAGAACTATTGTTCCTGACGATTGCCAGGAAGATGCTGTTGATGTTAAGCAACAGAGACCCTGCGTGGACGCAAAGCTGGAGACCATGGTGTGCACAGGGTCAGCTTCACCAGAAAAACGTGTGGTGATGGAATCGGGTTTGGAGGCAACAGCAGACGTGTGGAGGAACGAAGACTCGCTGGAATCGGGCACCCAGGCGGTCGGTGCGACAAGGTCACCTGGTATCGCTGTGGAGAAGAAGCCGCCGGATAAGCTCTTCTGCGACGCGTTCCCTTGCGGCGCTGCCGAAGCTCAGACAAAGGTGACTTTCCTCATCGGAGATTCCATGTCGCCCGATTCAGACATCGAGCTCAGGAGTCAGGCAGTAGTGGAACAAATTGCGAGGCATCACAGCCCGCCAGCGCCGGAGGAAGGAGCGTCTGCTGATCAGAACTGTGAAGCTAAACAAACTGTTGAGGACCAAAATAGAGACTGTGGGACAGCTGAACCCTTCCCTCAAGTTGCTAGTGAGCATCAGAGCTGGAATCCAAATCCCTACAATGCTGAGAGCATGAGTCTGTTTGATGAGTATTTTCCTGATGACAGTTCGATTGAAACCCGGACTATTGATGATATTCCAGGGCAAGCAGCTACAGACCTTCTTGCTCGTAACAGTAGTTTAGAGTTTTCTAAAAAGCTGTGTACAAAGACTAACAAACCACCTAGCGAATTTTGTAAATTCATGGACTCTGTTCGACAGGAGACCTACAAAAACTGCTTTAATGAGCAGGACCAAAGAGAGAAAATCTCTATTCACGTCCCCTGTGGGGACAGAGAAAATGTAGAGAAAAAAGTCGCCCCGGGAATTGATTGGGACATTCCAAGAAATGAGAGTTCAGATAGTGCCCTGGGTGACAGCGAAAGCGAGGATACAGGTCATGATCTAACTAGACCAAGCGGGAACTATTATGGAGGAGAGCAAGAAGATTGGGCAGAAGAATATGAGATTCCTTTCCCTGG GTCAAAATTGGTTGAAGTGAACTCTGTCCAGCCCAGTATTGCCAATTTTGGAAGATCCTTATTAGGTGGCTACTGCTCATCTTACGTCCCTGACTTTGTTCTGCAAGGAATAGGAAGTGATGAAAAGCTGAGGCACTGTTTGGTGTCAGATTTGTCTCACGCTGTGCAG CATCCTGTTCTGGATGAGCCCATTGCAGAAGCTGTCTGCATTATTGCAGACACGGACAAATGGACGGTGCAAGTGGCCAGTAGCCAGAGACGAATGATTGATAATAAGCTGGGAAAAGAAGTGTTAGTCTCGAGTCTTGTCTCCAACCTGCTTCATTCCACTCTTCAGCTTTACAAGCATAATTTATCTCCAAACTTC TGTGTTATGCACCTGGAGGACCGGCTGCAGGAGCTGTATTTCAAGAGCAAGATGCTGTCCGAGTATCTCAAGGGCCAGATGAGAGTTCACGTCAAGGAGCTGGGCGTGGTGCTGGG GATTGAATCCAGCGACCTCCCTTTGCTGGCAGCTGTAGCAAGCACTCACTCTCCGTATGTTGCCCAGATACTGCTTTAA